One region of Haladaptatus cibarius D43 genomic DNA includes:
- a CDS encoding SHOCT domain-containing protein, translated as MSNTHESLADQISGIFALLVLGAGLTALFLGYSWFWMVFVLGFAVALPIVAILSESLFGTGDESKSEWREDESKSEQVDEQQDALDTLRRRYACGEIDEAEFERRVALLLENKTVSDVRARREREQKRETERERERN; from the coding sequence ATGAGCAATACGCACGAATCTCTCGCCGACCAAATTTCGGGTATCTTCGCGCTTCTCGTTCTCGGCGCAGGGTTGACCGCGCTGTTTCTCGGCTATTCGTGGTTCTGGATGGTATTCGTTCTCGGGTTCGCCGTTGCCCTCCCGATTGTGGCGATTCTCTCGGAATCACTGTTCGGAACCGGAGACGAAAGCAAGAGCGAATGGCGGGAAGACGAATCGAAATCGGAACAAGTGGACGAACAACAGGACGCCCTCGACACGCTTCGACGTCGATACGCGTGCGGCGAAATCGACGAAGCCGAGTTCGAACGTCGGGTTGCTCTGCTGTTGGAAAACAAGACGGTGTCGGACGTGAGAGCGCGGAGGGAGCGAGAGCAGAAACGAGAAACCGAAAGAGAGCGCGAACGAAACTGA
- a CDS encoding cytochrome P450 gives MAERVPSGPEGVPFLGSSLHYADDPLGFMERVADGYGDVARIDVYSQEVYQVTDPEAIRRVLVTNAENYKKPSLGGDEGLGGLLGDGLLTSNGEHWQRQRKVMQPSFYGDKLNDYADIIVRDSETLGDSWYDGKHVDMHREMSELTLRIVVESLLGARIDGMERTIREALLEVGERFRPGPQGFVPEEIPTPRNVRYRRSVDVLDRILRDIRRQHEVHGEADDLLGKLLGEEESGMLGREQVRNEMMTMLLAGHDTTALTLTYAWYLLATHPEVERKFHDELDSKVDSSPTVADLAELDYLEQIVMETMRLYPPAYVIYRQAENEDTLAGFHIPADTVVSTPQWVVHRDGRFFDDPEAFRPERWTAEFRRELPDFAYFPFGGGPRKCIGDGFAMREAKLVLATLGTQFNFELVSDAPLSLVPFVTIHPENPVEMTVRAR, from the coding sequence ATGGCAGAGCGCGTGCCATCGGGGCCGGAGGGGGTACCGTTTCTGGGGTCGAGTCTCCACTACGCCGACGACCCGTTGGGGTTCATGGAGCGTGTCGCGGACGGGTACGGCGACGTCGCCCGAATCGACGTGTACAGTCAGGAGGTGTACCAAGTCACCGACCCCGAAGCGATCCGTCGAGTGCTGGTGACGAACGCCGAGAACTACAAGAAACCGAGTTTAGGTGGTGACGAAGGATTGGGTGGACTGCTCGGCGACGGCCTACTGACAAGCAACGGGGAACACTGGCAACGCCAGCGAAAAGTGATGCAACCGTCGTTCTACGGTGACAAGCTGAACGACTACGCCGACATCATCGTGCGCGATTCGGAGACATTGGGCGATTCGTGGTACGACGGCAAACACGTCGATATGCACCGCGAGATGTCCGAACTGACGCTTCGTATCGTGGTCGAAAGTCTTCTCGGGGCGCGAATCGACGGCATGGAGCGCACCATCCGCGAAGCCCTGCTGGAGGTCGGAGAGCGATTCCGCCCCGGCCCGCAGGGATTCGTTCCCGAGGAGATTCCGACACCGCGAAACGTGCGCTATCGCCGGTCGGTCGATGTTCTGGACAGGATTTTGCGGGACATTCGCAGACAACACGAGGTTCACGGCGAGGCTGACGATTTGCTCGGCAAACTGCTCGGCGAGGAAGAAAGCGGCATGCTGGGCAGAGAGCAGGTTCGCAACGAGATGATGACGATGTTGCTCGCGGGCCACGACACGACCGCGCTGACGCTCACCTACGCGTGGTATCTGCTTGCGACACATCCCGAGGTGGAACGGAAATTCCACGACGAATTGGATTCGAAAGTGGATAGCTCGCCGACCGTGGCAGACCTCGCGGAGTTAGACTACCTCGAACAAATCGTCATGGAAACCATGCGACTCTATCCGCCTGCATACGTCATCTATCGACAGGCCGAAAACGAAGATACGCTCGCCGGGTTTCACATCCCTGCCGACACCGTCGTTTCCACCCCGCAGTGGGTCGTCCACCGCGACGGGCGATTTTTCGACGACCCCGAGGCGTTCCGTCCGGAACGATGGACGGCGGAGTTCCGCCGAGAACTCCCCGACTTCGCCTACTTCCCGTTCGGCGGCGGCCCGCGCAAATGTATCGGCGACGGATTCGCGATGCGAGAAGCGAAACTCGTCCTTGCGACACTCGGCACGCAGTTCAATTTCGAACTCGTTTCCGACGCGCCGCTTTCGCTCGTTCCGTTCGTCACGATTCACCCCGAAAATCCGGTCGAGATGACGGTTCGCGCCAGGTAA
- a CDS encoding DUF7490 domain-containing protein has translation MNRERTLAGGIAIIVLASLLAVVLIPGAIAETDIEDVRASSLQIEDVAIEPGSVSGGTATLAVETRLEHRGGPAENVSVLVRAIHADSGLVETTTRQDVPTIEGEREASVTQNISVERRGDYRIETVVFRDGERIAEGAKEVNGVGTLKPAYAETSVNFHWQDSASEFPPIEYSIADAGDEQTTLNVSSYLTNQGDNPSENVRVVFTARQADSNIVADRVSVPVGEIEAGRTASPSASLSVADDYNYYLDAVLWKDGVVVGSARSAANLDPTERLSVNETNREIDLSVSDFSGDNSPNAATEATTTSNDSGQPGFTALTSVAALLVAGAIARRNTDNDD, from the coding sequence ATGAATCGTGAACGAACACTGGCGGGCGGCATTGCCATCATCGTACTGGCGTCCCTGCTCGCCGTCGTCCTGATTCCCGGCGCAATCGCCGAAACGGACATCGAGGACGTCCGGGCCAGTTCCCTCCAAATCGAGGATGTGGCCATCGAACCCGGTTCCGTCTCCGGCGGCACCGCGACGTTGGCCGTCGAAACCCGCCTCGAACACAGGGGCGGCCCGGCGGAGAACGTTTCAGTCCTCGTCAGGGCAATTCACGCCGATTCGGGATTAGTCGAGACGACCACTCGGCAGGACGTACCGACCATCGAAGGGGAACGCGAAGCGAGTGTCACGCAGAACATTTCGGTCGAACGACGCGGCGACTACCGAATCGAAACCGTCGTCTTCCGCGACGGCGAGCGAATCGCGGAGGGTGCCAAGGAGGTCAACGGCGTCGGCACGCTCAAACCAGCCTACGCGGAAACTAGCGTCAATTTCCACTGGCAGGACAGCGCGAGCGAGTTCCCGCCAATCGAGTACTCGATTGCGGACGCCGGGGACGAGCAGACCACCCTCAACGTTTCATCGTACCTGACAAATCAGGGAGACAATCCGTCGGAAAACGTTCGCGTCGTGTTCACGGCGCGGCAAGCCGACTCGAACATCGTCGCCGACCGCGTGTCGGTGCCAGTCGGCGAAATCGAGGCGGGACGGACTGCAAGTCCATCCGCCTCGCTGTCGGTCGCGGACGACTACAACTACTACCTCGACGCCGTCCTCTGGAAGGACGGCGTCGTCGTCGGCTCGGCACGCAGTGCGGCGAATCTCGACCCCACGGAACGACTTTCGGTCAACGAAACAAATCGGGAAATCGACCTCTCGGTGTCGGATTTCTCTGGAGACAACAGTCCGAACGCGGCCACGGAAGCAACCACCACTTCGAACGACAGCGGACAACCGGGTTTCACCGCTCTCACGAGTGTCGCCGCACTTCTCGTGGCGGGTGCAATCGCACGGAGGAACACGGACAACGATGACTGA
- a CDS encoding peptidylprolyl isomerase → MADDLTATLHTNHGDIEVRLFDERAPRTVQNFVGLATGDRDWTDPKSGDKVSGEPLYDDVIFHRIIDDFMIQGGDPTGTGRGGPGYQFDDEFHPDLQHDSEGILSMANSGPNTNGSQFFITLDATPHLNNKHSVFGEVIDGMDVVKEIGSVDTNRQDKPKDDVVLESVEVHDE, encoded by the coding sequence ATGGCAGACGACCTGACAGCCACGCTTCACACGAATCACGGCGACATCGAAGTCCGACTGTTCGACGAGCGCGCACCCCGCACCGTCCAGAACTTCGTCGGACTCGCAACGGGCGACCGCGACTGGACAGACCCGAAAAGCGGCGACAAAGTCTCCGGAGAACCGCTCTACGATGACGTCATCTTCCACCGTATCATCGACGACTTCATGATTCAGGGCGGCGACCCGACCGGAACCGGCCGCGGCGGCCCCGGCTACCAGTTCGACGACGAGTTCCACCCCGACCTCCAACACGACAGCGAGGGTATCCTGTCGATGGCGAACTCCGGCCCGAACACCAACGGTTCGCAGTTCTTCATCACGCTGGATGCCACGCCACACCTCAACAACAAACACTCGGTTTTCGGCGAAGTTATCGACGGCATGGACGTCGTCAAGGAAATCGGTTCGGTAGACACGAACCGACAGGACAAACCGAAAGACGACGTTGTGCTTGAGTCGGTCGAAGTTCACGACGAATAA
- a CDS encoding DUF255 domain-containing protein, with protein sequence MDESAERTKIEWREWGADAFEAAKDENKPILLSLSARWCSWCHEMDEKTYSIPTLAANVNDSFIPIRVDIDRHPRVRERYNMGGFPTTVFLTPEGEHLTGATFLDHDTMRQVVGQVRDLWKHKGREAAQVPRNIRDQNPPAGEVTEEIERLLVGQVEDRFDSTHGGWGDDAKFPVPRTIEFALKRDRERALATLSPITANLFDDYDGGFFRYAGTRDWNDIHHEKVLDANAALVRAYANAYLYTGEERYRDPAEKTIEYLTTTLWNGDAFGGSQQPGDGYYGGDASDRESEDAPDVDPTAFADWNALAADALLTFTAYTDDDYARRYAERTLSFLDSLVDDGVVAHYKNPGEEPAESGLLADHTHVTRAFTTAVQVLGDENATDSGYLDTAQEVADYAIDTLQQDDGAFVDGPMEGAGLLDRPLRPVDGNAAFADVLVDLSILTGESRYEETARESLGAFAGAADRIGVQVAGYGTAASRVCRKPLQILVAAPVGSDLHRAGLRIADHEKVVVPNATDTTDASGTNGRDAVRAELEAGHAYLVTEGTMSDPASTPAELNELATSFF encoded by the coding sequence ATGGACGAGTCCGCGGAACGAACGAAAATCGAGTGGCGAGAGTGGGGTGCGGACGCATTCGAGGCGGCGAAAGACGAGAACAAACCCATCCTCCTGTCGCTTTCTGCGCGGTGGTGTTCGTGGTGTCACGAGATGGACGAAAAGACGTATTCGATACCGACGCTGGCGGCGAACGTCAACGACTCCTTCATCCCGATTCGGGTCGACATCGACCGCCATCCACGGGTTCGAGAACGATACAACATGGGCGGGTTTCCGACAACCGTGTTCCTCACGCCCGAGGGCGAACATCTCACTGGTGCCACCTTCCTCGACCACGACACTATGCGACAGGTCGTGGGACAGGTGCGTGACCTCTGGAAACACAAAGGACGAGAAGCGGCGCAGGTGCCGCGAAACATTCGTGACCAGAATCCACCCGCCGGGGAGGTAACCGAGGAAATCGAGCGTCTGTTGGTCGGACAGGTCGAAGACCGGTTCGACTCGACCCACGGTGGGTGGGGCGACGACGCCAAGTTCCCGGTTCCGCGAACGATCGAGTTCGCGCTGAAACGCGACCGAGAGCGCGCACTCGCCACCCTGTCTCCAATCACGGCGAACCTGTTCGACGACTATGACGGTGGCTTTTTCCGCTACGCCGGAACCCGCGACTGGAACGACATTCACCACGAAAAGGTGCTCGACGCGAACGCAGCGCTCGTGCGCGCCTACGCGAACGCCTACCTGTACACGGGCGAGGAACGCTACCGCGACCCCGCCGAGAAAACCATCGAATACCTGACGACGACGCTCTGGAACGGCGACGCCTTCGGCGGAAGCCAACAACCCGGCGACGGATACTACGGCGGCGACGCGAGCGACCGCGAGAGCGAGGACGCGCCCGACGTTGACCCAACTGCCTTCGCGGACTGGAACGCGCTGGCCGCTGACGCCTTGCTCACCTTCACGGCCTACACCGACGACGACTACGCCCGACGCTACGCGGAGCGAACGCTTTCCTTCCTCGACTCGCTCGTGGACGACGGCGTGGTCGCCCATTATAAAAATCCCGGCGAAGAACCGGCCGAATCCGGCCTACTCGCCGACCACACACACGTCACTCGGGCCTTCACGACTGCTGTGCAGGTGCTCGGCGATGAGAATGCGACGGATTCCGGCTATCTGGACACCGCGCAAGAGGTTGCGGATTACGCCATCGACACGCTCCAACAAGACGACGGCGCGTTCGTTGATGGGCCGATGGAGGGTGCAGGATTGCTCGACCGACCGCTCCGCCCGGTCGATGGAAACGCCGCATTCGCAGATGTGTTGGTTGACCTCTCGATTCTCACCGGTGAATCACGCTACGAGGAGACGGCGCGGGAGTCCCTCGGTGCGTTCGCTGGCGCGGCGGACAGAATCGGCGTGCAAGTTGCAGGCTACGGCACCGCCGCATCCCGCGTCTGCAGAAAACCGCTTCAGATTCTCGTCGCCGCCCCGGTGGGGTCAGACCTCCATCGGGCGGGACTCCGTATCGCCGACCACGAGAAAGTCGTCGTTCCGAATGCGACTGACACGACTGATGCGAGTGGCACGAACGGCAGGGATGCCGTCCGCGCCGAACTCGAAGCCGGTCACGCCTATCTCGTTACCGAGGGGACGATGTCCGACCCCGCGAGCACGCCCGCCGAACTGAACGAACTCGCAACGAGTTTCTTTTAA
- a CDS encoding TrmB family transcriptional regulator has translation MASLRDLGLSEYEARVYRALLNTGPTTAKELSRASEVPMGRIYDVLNSLETHNLVRSQSASRPKKYVAVEPSTALDRLLDDKLQELDAKAEQYEGIVDELSTELDTAEPPIEEGFWTAAVGPDESLELLVERLDAAEERIVMVAGRVSPTFDIGDVGETVTEHIERALDRDVEVSVLMSPELVRTLPPSVGDRYATTLSDHPQFSVRTTPKLDGTFNLIDEIEVCIEVANPLSPGEAFAMIDLKDPEFAANVNNQFSSRWEMAEPLRL, from the coding sequence ATGGCAAGTCTCCGCGATTTGGGGCTCTCGGAATACGAGGCGCGGGTGTATCGGGCACTGTTGAACACGGGGCCGACCACGGCCAAGGAACTGTCGCGCGCGAGCGAAGTACCGATGGGGAGAATATACGACGTTCTCAACAGCTTGGAGACGCACAATCTCGTCCGCAGTCAGAGCGCGAGTCGGCCGAAAAAGTACGTCGCGGTCGAACCGAGCACCGCGCTCGACCGACTGTTGGACGACAAACTGCAAGAACTGGACGCGAAGGCGGAGCAGTACGAAGGCATCGTGGACGAGTTGAGCACCGAACTCGACACCGCCGAACCGCCCATCGAAGAAGGGTTCTGGACGGCGGCAGTCGGCCCGGACGAATCGCTCGAACTGCTGGTCGAACGGTTGGACGCCGCCGAAGAGCGAATCGTCATGGTTGCCGGGCGAGTGTCGCCGACGTTCGACATCGGCGACGTCGGCGAAACCGTCACCGAGCACATCGAACGCGCACTCGACCGCGACGTCGAAGTGTCGGTGCTCATGTCGCCGGAACTCGTTCGGACACTTCCACCGAGCGTCGGCGACCGGTACGCCACGACGCTTTCCGACCATCCACAGTTTTCGGTACGGACGACGCCGAAACTCGACGGGACGTTCAATCTCATCGACGAAATCGAGGTGTGCATCGAGGTGGCGAATCCGCTGTCGCCGGGCGAGGCATTCGCCATGATCGACCTCAAAGACCCAGAATTTGCGGCGAACGTCAACAACCAGTTTTCCTCGCGGTGGGAGATGGCAGAACCGCTTCGTCTCTGA
- a CDS encoding MogA/MoaB family molybdenum cofactor biosynthesis protein — translation MVDFQSRDTRRAPVDEEDETEDETAEESDGRNENEERQDDDHQHNDDDTKHDHDDHQHHHAHDKGELGVGVVTVSSSRSLDEDSAGDAIAELVEADGHDMVTRELVPDDYDTIQKTVDNLVGRKDMDVVVTTGGTGVTPDDVTIEAVTRLLEKELPGFGELFRTLSYDEIGTKVVGTRATAGVVDGVVICCLPGSENAVRLGIEEILLPEVGHLVGLSGRE, via the coding sequence ATGGTCGATTTTCAATCGCGCGACACGCGCCGCGCACCGGTTGACGAGGAGGACGAGACAGAAGACGAAACTGCTGAAGAAAGTGACGGACGGAACGAAAACGAAGAACGACAAGACGACGACCATCAGCACAACGACGACGATACCAAACACGACCACGACGACCACCAACACCACCACGCCCACGATAAAGGCGAACTCGGAGTCGGCGTCGTCACCGTTTCGTCCTCGCGCTCGCTGGACGAAGATTCAGCGGGCGACGCCATCGCCGAACTGGTCGAAGCGGACGGCCACGACATGGTGACACGGGAACTCGTTCCGGACGACTACGACACGATACAGAAAACCGTGGACAACCTCGTCGGACGAAAGGACATGGATGTGGTCGTGACGACCGGCGGAACCGGCGTCACGCCCGACGACGTGACCATCGAAGCGGTGACCCGGCTGCTCGAAAAGGAACTGCCCGGATTCGGCGAATTGTTTCGCACGCTTTCCTACGACGAAATCGGAACGAAAGTCGTCGGAACGCGGGCGACGGCGGGCGTCGTGGACGGCGTCGTCATCTGCTGTCTCCCCGGCAGTGAAAATGCAGTTCGACTCGGAATCGAAGAGATTCTACTCCCGGAAGTCGGCCACCTCGTCGGACTGTCGGGGCGAGAGTAG
- a CDS encoding zinc-binding dehydrogenase, translated as MKAVQFEGHGGTEVIDYAEFPDPEPARDEVLIDVKAGALNHLDVWTRRGLPGLSLDMPHIPGSDGAGEVIDVGEGVTRFEPGDRVALSAGVSCGKCEFCRHGQHSMCVKYHVIGEHVRGIHSELAVMPEDNLLPVPDGVSWETAAAAPLVFQTAWRMLLTRGDVRPGEKVLVLGASGGVGHAAVQIADYAGATVYATGSSEGKLDHARELGADYAINYEDDDFVEQIRDLTGKRGVDVVVDHVGAATWQDSLKSLAKGGRILTCGATTGGRPETDINRIFWNQLSVIGSTMASHGEADDALELVWDGTFEPKIRDVLPMSETARAHEMLENRDGFGKVVVKPDSEL; from the coding sequence ATGAAAGCCGTCCAGTTCGAAGGACACGGCGGGACGGAGGTTATCGACTACGCGGAGTTCCCCGACCCGGAACCAGCACGAGATGAAGTTCTCATCGACGTGAAAGCGGGCGCGCTGAACCACTTGGACGTGTGGACGCGCAGAGGGCTTCCAGGCCTCTCGCTCGACATGCCGCACATCCCCGGCAGTGACGGAGCGGGCGAAGTCATCGACGTCGGCGAGGGCGTGACTCGCTTCGAACCCGGTGACAGAGTCGCCCTCTCGGCGGGCGTCAGTTGCGGAAAATGCGAGTTCTGCCGCCACGGCCAGCACTCGATGTGCGTGAAATACCACGTCATCGGCGAACACGTTCGTGGGATTCACAGCGAACTCGCCGTCATGCCCGAGGACAACCTGCTTCCGGTTCCGGACGGCGTTTCGTGGGAAACTGCCGCCGCAGCGCCGCTCGTCTTCCAGACTGCGTGGCGCATGCTCCTGACTCGGGGTGACGTTCGCCCCGGCGAGAAAGTGCTGGTTCTCGGCGCGTCCGGCGGTGTCGGCCACGCCGCCGTCCAAATCGCGGACTACGCCGGAGCGACGGTGTACGCGACCGGCAGTAGCGAGGGGAAATTAGACCACGCGCGCGAACTCGGCGCGGACTACGCCATCAACTACGAGGACGACGATTTCGTCGAGCAAATCCGCGACTTGACCGGAAAGCGCGGCGTTGATGTCGTCGTTGACCACGTCGGCGCGGCGACGTGGCAGGACTCCCTCAAAAGCCTCGCCAAGGGTGGCCGGATTCTGACCTGCGGGGCGACCACGGGTGGACGACCGGAAACCGACATCAACCGCATCTTCTGGAATCAGTTGTCCGTCATCGGTTCCACGATGGCCTCCCACGGCGAGGCGGACGACGCGCTGGAACTGGTGTGGGACGGCACGTTCGAACCCAAAATCCGGGACGTGCTCCCGATGAGCGAGACGGCGCGCGCCCACGAAATGCTCGAAAACCGCGACGGGTTCGGGAAGGTCGTCGTCAAACCCGACAGTGAACTATGA